The Corynebacterium marinum DSM 44953 genome contains the following window.
GCGCAGGAGGAGACCGACCGTTCCGTCCCGAAGGGCTACACCCCGCCCAAGGGCCGGCCGACTCCGAGGCGGCGCGAAGTGGAGATCGAACGCGGAGTGATCCGCGACCCGAAAACCGCGGGCTCCGCCGCGCAGGCGAGCGCACGCCGGCGGGACCTGAAGAAGTCCATGTCCAAGGCCGAGTGGAAGGAACACAAGGCAAAGGAGCGCGCGGAGAGCCGGAAGCGGCAGCAGGAGGTCCAGAAGGCCATGGACGCCGGCGACGAGCGTTACCTGCTCGCCCGCGACCAAGGCGCGGAGCGCCGCCACGTGCGCGACTGGGTGGATTCGCGCCGCTTCATCAACAACGCCGTGCTGCCGGTGGCCCTGGGCCTGCTGGTGATCATGTTCATCGGTACGTGGGCGCCGGAGTTCGCCAACATCATGTCGCTCATCGCCATGGGCCTCATGGTCGTCTTCTTCATCGAGGGCGTGTGGGCCGGCCGGAGCGCCAACCAGGCGGTGCGCGCGAAGTTCCCGGGCACCACGGCCACGGGGCTTGGGCTGGGCTTCTACGCCTACTCGCGTATGACGCAGCCGCGTAAGTGGCGTTCGCCGAAGCCGCGGGTCTCTGTCGGCGAGCAGGTCTAGCCGCCACTTCACTAGAGTCTTAGAGGGTACCCACCCGTCGCCGTCAACCAGGAGGCCCGACATGCCCTTCGACTCAGCAGAACCGATCGCCGCCCCCGATGCGCAGGCCCGCGCCGGGGCGCTCGCCGCAGCCGCGGGATCGGGGCTGGGTCGGCTGCGGGACCTCGGGGCCTGGGTCGCCGCCTGTCAGGGGACCTTCCCGCCGGTCCCGCTCGAACGCTGCCGGGTGGTGGTCTTCGCTGGCGACCACGGCGTCGCGAAGCGGGGGATGTCCACCCTGCCGCCGGAGCATTCCGCGGCGCGGGCCGCGGACATCGGGCGCGGGGCCGGCGCGGTGAACGTGCTTGCGCGGGCCGCGGGGGCGTCGGTGCGCGTGGTGGACGTCTCCCTCGACCATGAGGCATGGGGCGACGAGCGCGTCTCGCGCGCAAGCGGCGCCATCGACGTCGAGGACGCGATGACTCCCGAGCAGTTCGAACGCGCCGTGGAGGTCGGCCGGCGCGTGGCCGACCAGGAGATCGATTCGGGGGCCGACCTGCTCATCCCGGGCGACCTCGGGGTGGGCAACACGACCGTCGCGGCGGCCGTGCTCGGCGCCTTCACCCGCACCGAACCTGTCGCCGTGGTGGGCCCCGGTTCGGGGCTCACGGATGAGCTGTGGAAGATCAAGGTCGAGGTGATCCGCGACGCGATGTTCCGCGTCCGCACGCTCGGGGCCGAGCCGGAGGAGGTCATGCGGAAGATCGGCTCCCCCGACCTGGTGGCGCTGACAGCGTTCATCGCGCAGTCCGCCTCGCGCCGCACGCCGGTGCTTCTCGACGGCGCCCCCGTCACCGTCGCCGCCTTCCTCGCCGAGCGCCTGTCCCCCGGGACGAAGCACTGGTGCCAGGCCGGTCAGCTCACCCCGGAACCCGCGCACCTCATCGCGCTGCAGGCCCTCGAGCTGACGCCGCTGATCGCCCTGGACATGAACGCCGGCCAGGGCGCCGGCGCGCTCGCGGCGCTGCCCCTGGTGAAGGCGGCCGCCGAACTGTTGGCCGACTAGGCCTCGACCAGGGTGTGCACCCAGCCGTGGGTGTCCTCGTACTCGCCGCGCTGGATGGCGGTGAGCCGCTCGCGCATGGCCATGGTGATCTCGCCCGGCTGGTTGCCGTTGACCACGAACTCCCCCTGGTTGGACAGCACGCGTCCGACCGGGGTGATCACGGCGGCGGTGCCGCAGGCCAGGGCCTCGGTCATCGCGCCGGATTCGGCGTCCGCGCGCCACTCGTCCTTGGAGATGCGCCGCTCCTTAGTCTCGTAGCCGA
Protein-coding sequences here:
- a CDS encoding DUF3043 domain-containing protein translates to MKFPWQKSEDPSPAEPASQAADAVAQEETDRSVPKGYTPPKGRPTPRRREVEIERGVIRDPKTAGSAAQASARRRDLKKSMSKAEWKEHKAKERAESRKRQQEVQKAMDAGDERYLLARDQGAERRHVRDWVDSRRFINNAVLPVALGLLVIMFIGTWAPEFANIMSLIAMGLMVVFFIEGVWAGRSANQAVRAKFPGTTATGLGLGFYAYSRMTQPRKWRSPKPRVSVGEQV
- a CDS encoding nicotinate-nucleotide--dimethylbenzimidazole phosphoribosyltransferase; its protein translation is MPFDSAEPIAAPDAQARAGALAAAAGSGLGRLRDLGAWVAACQGTFPPVPLERCRVVVFAGDHGVAKRGMSTLPPEHSAARAADIGRGAGAVNVLARAAGASVRVVDVSLDHEAWGDERVSRASGAIDVEDAMTPEQFERAVEVGRRVADQEIDSGADLLIPGDLGVGNTTVAAAVLGAFTRTEPVAVVGPGSGLTDELWKIKVEVIRDAMFRVRTLGAEPEEVMRKIGSPDLVALTAFIAQSASRRTPVLLDGAPVTVAAFLAERLSPGTKHWCQAGQLTPEPAHLIALQALELTPLIALDMNAGQGAGALAALPLVKAAAELLAD